Within the Sulfurospirillum barnesii SES-3 genome, the region CCCATTGGCTGCTTCCAAGTACGGGAACCACAAGCTGCACCCGCCCATTTTTTTCAGGGCTAATGGTTTCAATGACTTTGCCTTTAACCCCAATAAATTCATCTGATTGCCCAATTTTAGAGCTAGGAACATCGGCAATACGTCTTTTTTTAAAGACAATAGCACCCACAAACATACCTAAAAGTGCCACAATGATTTGTAAAACAAGAGAATCTTCTATGAAATAAGAAAGCAGTGCTGAGCCAAAAAAGCCCAAGCCTAAAAACGTAGCAAAAAACGTAGGACTGGCAATTTCAAAGACAATGGCAAACACACCCAAAATTGCCCAAATATACCAAATCATCCATGCTCCTAAAAAGAATTTAAAAGCATTATACAAAAATAAAGAAAGAATGGTGGAGCTGTGGGGGATTGAACCCCAGTCCAAAAATAGCCACCTATGACGTCTACATGCTTAGATATTGTTGATAGTGTTTAATTTTGCTTCGTACAACAATCAGAAAACTACGCAAAACGAGCCTTTAACTTCGTTACATGTAAAGGCGTTCATGTAATATATCTACCATGGCTATGATACTTCCCAATCCTCCTTAGATAGAATCAAAGGGAGAAGCAGTCCGCTATTTGTTAAACTTACGCTACAGCGTAAGCGGGACGATAGTTACTGTTGTTAGCAGTTATTGTTTGAAGGTTGTGTAACGCAAGACCCTCACTCGCGACATGCAATCATAAGCTAAAACTACTCCTGTCGAAGCCATGTCAGCCCCATTCGAAGGAACGCAATTCTACCATAATAAATGAGAATTTTGCTATAATCCGCAAAAATAGTAAAGAAGGATTTCGTTTGACAAAAGTTATATCGTCTTTTTTTGTGGCATTTTTATTTTTATTCATGCAAGGATGTGCAACAAAAACACCTGCACCTCAGATTAACACCAAAAATGTTTCAAATGAAAAAGCAAGTACGGATTCAAAACTTACACCATTGGTTGGGAAAAACTACATTAAAGGTGTTATTATTTCCCTTAAACATGCTAATGATGGGCAAGGATGGAATTATGAAATTGATGGTATTGAAACCACCAATGGTAAATTACCTCGTGTGAATTTTAACCACAAATCTGTGTTGGCAAACGAGGGTGATTTAGTCTATGCTTCGTTTGATGGCATGCGTGTTTCCGAGATGTTTGTGATTAAAGCAGCGTATTTTAAAAATGGAAAGATTACTCCATCGCCTGTATACACCAAAAAGAAACCTACAACAGAGCCTGCATCAGCTGGAAAAAGAGACAAAGCCCATCAGGTTTTAAGTGTTCCAAAAGAAGAGACAATTAAACTCAACTAATTGTTAACCGATCGTTTACTTTGAGTTTCTATACTTCTCTTAGCGAATTTCATATTTTCTTCTGAAGTATAACTCAAAGGGGCGAACCGCCAAGCGCCTCTTTGGAATTTCTTTCTAACTCCACCGTAAAAATAGCCCCACCGTTTTCATTTCGAGCTTCAAGCTTCCCTTTCATACTTTTTTCAATAATCAACTTCGCCATATAAAGCCCAATGCCTGTTCCTTCATTTTGCTCTTTGGTGCTTATGTAAGGTTCAAAGATTTTTTCAATAGGCTCAATGGTAATGCCTCCACCGTTATCTTGAATAATTAAGAGTATGCTCATCGGTTTATTTTCCAGGCGAATAGTAATTTTCCCATCAGGTGTCCCTGAAGAGATAATGGCATCTTTTGCATTGGAAAGCAGATTCAAAATGACCTGTTCATATTCGTTCTTGTACCCTAAGATAGAAGCATCTTCTTGTATATCAACATCAATCTTAATACTTTGATTGGTAATTGACACACCAATAATACGTAATACTTCTTCTACAGATTCTTTAATACTAAACAGTTTTGGGTCTTTATTGGGCATAAAAAAATTACGAAAATCATCAATAGTATGGGACATATACTCAACAATATTCTCTGCCTCAGCGCATTTCGTCTCCATCCCTTTTTGGTCGAGTTTGTGCATGGCGTATTTAAGTTTGAGTGTCATAAGCAGGGCGGAGAGTTCGGAGAGCGGTTGTCTCCATTGGTGTGCTATGTTGCTAATCATCTCACCCAAAGCAATAAATTTTGCTTTTTGAATCAGAAGTTGTTCGTGTTCTCTGCTTTTTTGTATCTCTTCTCGCACACGGCTCTCTAGCGTGCGATTTAGGGCTTCAAGTTCTACTTTCTTTTGCTTCACTTGTGTATGATAATTATTTAAAAACCGCTCTATTTGTTTACCTAGCATAAGAGCAAAGGTATTAGCAACGAGTGCAAAGAGTAAAAAGATGATAATCGCTGAGGTGATTTCTAAGTTCATTTTTTGTTTAAAATCAGCCTTTGCAAGGGCTATTTCTGCATCTATATCATCCGCATAAGCACCTGCTGCAATAATAAGATTCCACTCTTTGTAGAGCTTAAAGTAAGAAATTTTTGGGCGTATTTCACCATTTTCTGGTTTTTTATAGAGATACTCAACAAAGGAGGAGCCTTTTTCATGAATGTCTTGCAAAAAGATTTTACGAAAGGCTTTGCCATTTTCATCGGTATACGCATCAGAGATGTACTCACCCTCAAGATCAGGACGGTTAGGATTGATGAGCATTTTTGCAAATTTCTCCCCCCCCTTCTATATCGATGACTTGATAAACAAAAATATAATTATGTTCTTGATCACCATAGCGAATATGACGTATCCAACGATAAACTTCTTGCTTGAGTGCTTCTTCTTTTTGAGCATCCAACAAAGGGATACTTTTTTTCTTAAACGCTATAAATTCTATAATGGCATCGACTTCACGTTTGAGGAGTTGTTGTTTATTTTCAACAAAAGTTCGTTTTGTATCTGCAATATGCACTTCTAAAATTTCATACTGTTTACTAATAAAAAAATAACCATTAAAAAGCATTAGCGCACTAATAATAAAAATAGTACTAACAATAATGATACGAGAGATATTACTTTCTTTAATGATTTTCAAAAAAAACTCCGTATTAGCTTGCTATAATAAACTTCTTGCAAAACTCATTTTGCAAGAAGGAAAAGCACCAAGGGTGCGTGGGCTTTCTGCCTAAGATTACCCAGTGTTAACGTAGCCTTTAGAGCTTTTGCTTTAAAGGCGTGTCAAGAGTTCTGCAAGAACTCGAATAATAAGAGACAAATGATAGTCATTCTTTCTTTAAATGTAAAGGGTTCTAATGGATGAGAAAATGCTTAAAAAATTAGCGCATTACAGAGTTTTATATGCAGAGGATGAGGCAGGGGTTCGAAAAAACGTTTATGAATTACTCAGCCTACTTTTTAAAGAAGTGTACCTTGCTCATGATGGGGAAGAAGCCTACGCTCTTTTTGAAGAGCACCATCCTGATCTCGTGATTACCGATATAAAAATGCCCCATTTAAGTGGCATTGAACTGGCTAAAAAGATACGTCAAAATACTGCACACGCACATATTATTATGATTACGGCGTATACGGAAGTTGATTTTATGCTTGAGGCGATTGAACTCTCATTGCTTCGCTACATTGTAAAACCTATTACCGAATCCAAACTCTTTGATGCGCTGGAAAAATTTTTACAAGCCAGTGAAAAAGAACATATTAAAGCATTAGCCCCTGAGTGGCATTACGATTTTTTACAAAAAAGTGTTATAAATGGCTTAGATGTGTATGAGTTAACCAAAAAAGAGGCGAAGCTAATAGAATTGCTTTTGCAAAAGGATTCTATTATTAGTTATGCAGAGATAGAAGAGAAATTATGGGAAGGTGAGTATATGAGTCTTAATGCCCTTCGCTTAATGATTAAAAATTTACGCAAGAAATTACCCGAAGGTGTTTTGAAAAATATACAGGGAATTGGTTACAAATTGTAACTACTTTTTTTAAATAAAGTTTAATTTTTATCTAAAATGTTACAAATAGAAACTCTATAGTGTTTAAATAAGAGTCATTTACTCTTTACATGTAAAGATACATAATTTTGACATAATTATCACCTATAATCGAAAGTGAAAATATTATTGAGTAAGGAGTTTTAAATGACAAAGTTTCTTAAAGTGATGGCAGCGGCAACGCTTCTCGTCTCTTCTGCAATCGCAGCGGAGTATACCATTAAGCTTACACACGTGGTAAGTCCAAATACCCCAAAAGGAAAAGGTGCTGATTTCTTTGCAAAAAGAGTGGGCGAACTTACAGGCGGTAAAGTTGAAGTCATTGTATTTCCAAACTCTCAACTTTACGGTGATGGCGAAGAGATGAAAGCACTTAAACTGGGGAATGCACATATTGCGATGCCTAGCTTTTCTAAGTTTACAAGCCTTGTTCCTGAGATGCAACTGTTTGACCTTCCGTTTATTTTTAGAGACAAAGACCATCTTTACAAAGTCTTAGATGGAGAAGTCGGTCAAATTTTAAAAGATAAAGTAACCGCTAAGGGCTTTGTGGCATTAGACTATTGGGATGCAGGTTTCAAACACCTCTCTTCAAATAAAAAAGCGATTCTTCTTCCTGAAGATGCAGCGGGTCAAAAATTTAGAATTATGAGTTCACATGTGCTTGAAGCACAGTTTAAAGCGGTGGGTGGAAATCCTCAAGTTTTACCATTTTCAGAAGTCTACTCAGCCCTTCAACAAGGCGTTGTGGATGGTGCAGAAAATCCTCTCTCAAACTTCTACACCAAAAAGTTTAACGAAGTTCAAACAGACTTAACCCTTTCAAATCACGGCTATTTAGGCTATTTAGTCATTATGAGTGAGAGCTTTTGGAAAAAATTTCCAAACGATTTAAAACCAATGGTACTTCAAGCGATGAAAGAAGCCACCGTATTTGAGCGAGAAGAGGCTGCACGTGATGATGACGATATGCTCGCAAAAATCAATGAGTACGCTAAAGCTTCTGGCAATCTTAAAGTACATACCCTAACACCAGAGCAAAAAGCGGCATGGCAAAAAGCGATGGAAGCAATTTATCCACAGTTTTACAAAGTGGTTGGTGAAGACTTAATTAAAAAAGTTCAAGCGGTTAAATAAACAGGTGAGCCAAAGACTCTTTGTTTAAACAAAGAGTCTTTTAGGGCTTTAGAGCATTACATGTAAAAATACAATGAAGAAGAAGAAACGATGAGAAAGTATTTTACAATCCTCGATTTAGGGGTTATGGCAATCAATAAAAATATTGCTGTCTTTGGTATCGCCTTGGGTGTTATTTTGGCGTTTACAAACGTAGTTTTGCGCTACTTTTTTGAGATGAGTCTTACCTGGGCAGGTGAGCTTACCAACTATTTATTTATGTGGTCAGCCCTTTTTGGTGCTGCGTATGGTTTCAAAAAAGGCGTGCATATTTCCGTCACCATGCTTTTAGAAAAGTTACCTCCTATGATGGCAAAAGTCATTTTAATGGGAGCCCATCTGTTTAGTTGTTTGTATTTGGGCTTAATGGCGTATTTGGGCTATGAGCTTACCTTGATGATGATAGATTTTGGTGAAATGAGCATTGATCTTCGTATTCCGATGTGGATTCCCCATCTTGTACTTCCTTTTGCTTTTATTGGCGCTTCTTTTCGTGCAGGTGAAAAAATATTTGAAGTCGCAGAAATGAACGCAAACAATGTTGTGGTAAACCATGAATTAGAAGCCATCAAAGATTCATTAGAGATAAGAGGAGTTAAAGATGTTAATGCTTAGTCTATTTGGATTGCTCTTCTTATTGATGTTTTTAGGCGTTCCTGTTTCCGTCTCTTTGGGCTCAAGTACGCTTATAACCGCTTATTTGTTCACCGATATGGATTTGATGGGCATTACCTCTCATGTTTTTGATGGTCTTAATAAATACACGCTTATGGCGATTCCTATGTTTATTTTAGCAGGCTCTTTTCTCTCAAAAGGTGGAGCAGCGCATCGTATTATTGATTTTGCAAAGTCTATTGTAGGACACCTTCCTGGTGGTCTTCCTATCTCAGCTATTTTTGCATCGATGATTTTTGCAGCTGTGAGTGGAAGTTCACCAGCAACCGTTGCTGCCATTGGCTCGGTGATGTTTTCCGCTATTAAAGAAGCGGGCTATCCTAGAGGCTACGCCATTGGTACGATTGCAACGTCAGGAAGTTTGGGCATTTTGATTCCACCTTCGATTGTTTTTATCGTTTATGGTGTTACGGCGGATCTTTCCATTGGAAAGCTGTTTATGGCGGGTGTTGTGCCAGGATTGTTGTTAGGCTTTATGCTTATGGCGCTTACCTATGTGGGTGCAGTTCGTTTAGGGTTTAAACGAGAAGAGCCCGCTCCTTTTAAAGTACGTTTGAAAAAATTTAAAGATGCTTTTTGGGCACTTATGCTCATTGTTTTGGTTATTGGTGGAATTTACGGTGGTCTTTTTACCCCAACAGAAGCAGGAGCTGCCAGTGCGGTGTATGCTTTTTTTGTCTCCGTGTTTGTCTATAAAGATTTAAAACTTAAAGATGTTTATCCTATTATCTTAGAATCCGCACTCACCAGTGCGATGATTTTCTTTATTATTGCCAATGCGATGATCTTTGCACACTTCTTAACCGATGAAACCATTCCGCAACAAATCACAAAAATGATTATAGATGCGAATGTTGGACCTGTTATGTTCCTTGTCATTGTCAATATTTTGTTGCTCTTAATGGGACAGTTTATGGAACCTAGCTCGGTTGTTATGATTACCGTGCCTCTTTTATTGCCATTGGTGATTGCCCTAGGAATTGATCCGATTCATTTTGGTGTTATTATGGTTGTCAACATGGAAATTGGTATGATAACCCCACCCGTTGGACTCAACCTCTTCGTAGCGGCGGGTATGACAGGGCTAAGCCTTAAAGAAGTTGTTGTGGCGGCACTTCCTTGGGTGGCAGTATTGTTCGTAGGGCTTCTTCTTATTACGTATATTCCTATCATCTCCTTGTGGTTACCACAGCTGATGTTTGGCGTATAATCTTTACATGTAAACCCAAAGAAGGTGTCTTCGCCTTCTTTGGGCTCATGTGTTTTTTTGATGCCCTCTTGTGCTATAATTCTCACATATTCCTTGAAAAAGGCTTCTAAATGATGACAAAAACATATATTTTAGATTTTTTAGCTTCCCACAAAATTGAACTTGCACAAAAATATGGTGTGAGAAAAATTGGTTTATTTGGCAGTTATGCAAGAGATGAGCAACGTGAAGACAGTGATATAGATATTGCAGTGGAAATAGAAAGCAATAACAAATTTAGAAGTTTCTTTAGTTTAAAATATTTTTTGGAGGATGCGTTTCGTAAGAAAATTGATTTGGGTATTGAAAGTGCTTTAAAACCTATGGCAAAAAAATATATTGATAAAGAAATCTTATATGCCTAAAAGAGACAATGAACTCTACTTACAAGATATTATAGAATCCGCAAATGCCATTAAACTCTATACAGCCGATATTGATTTCACACTCTTTTGTAACGATAGAAAAACTTATAGTGCTACCATAAAGAATATATCATTATTGGTGAAGCTATTACCCAACTCCTTGATGTATTAGAAGAAGAAAAACCAGACTATCCATGGAGAATGGTCAAAGACTTCAGAAATTTTATTGTGCATGAATATTTTGGAGTTGATGCAAAAATTGTTTGGGATTTAACAAAATTAGAATTAGACACACTACTGCAGTGTATACAAACGCTTAAACCATAAGCACGACACAAATGTAATTATCTTAAATACATTTCGTGTTACATGCAAGGAAATCTTACGTACCATATTTCTTCAAAAAACGAAAATAAGAAGTGTATAAAACCTTTTATCTCTAAGCTTTGAATGACGATAGTACCCTTACATGTAAACAAGAAAGCATTAAAAAGTTAACGCTTAGCCCTCGTGTGTAACATCAGCAATAATGCGATTAAGTATCTCCAAAAGAGGGATGATGTCATTTTGGCAAACATCATAAACGGCTTCAGCATCCAAATCAAAATAGTGATGCGTAAGAATATCTCTCATCCCCTTGATAGCTTTCCAGTTAATCTCAGGATAGTTTATAAGCAAAGAGTGATGTGTGAGTTTATCAATATGTTTAAGACTCTCACCAATGGCAATGAGTTGCATACAAAACGCATCAAGTTTTTCTAACCCTTCATCACTTGTAAGAAAATAATCCAAACTCGGAATTTTTGAGAATCGGTACAAAATTTTTTCTGCTGCATTTGCCGTTTGTTTTAGTGTTTCTAGCACTAAAAGAGTATTAGACATAAATGGCTTCTTTTGTAATTTGTTCTTTCAAAAAAGGATTCATCGTATCTCTTAATCGAATGACATCTACGGGTATTTTAAATGTTTCTTGTAATTCTTGACGAATCGCACAGAGTGTTAAGAGGTTTGGTTTATCTAATTGTACAATGACGTCAATATCACTCTCTTTCGTTGTTGTACCTTTAGCATAACTACCAAATAAACCAATTTTAGTGACAGAATATTTTTGATAAAATTCATCTTTATGGGTTTGCAAAAAAGACAAAATATCTTCACGACGCATAATGTGCCTCCTTTAAAGTGATTTGTTTACATTATAACACATTCAGTATCCCTTACATGTAAAGAAAAAAGTCCTAAAAAGTTAAAAGTTTAGCCCTGACCCCAAAGAAGATGTTACAAAGTGACCTCAAAGAGGCTTTTTCTTTAAAAATTTATTGTAATTTATTTTTTTTTGTGATAGACTTTGTTCGCTTTCAAAAAATTCAAGGAGACAATATGAAATTAGCTAAACTTAGCTTGGCGGCTATGGTAGTTGCAGGTCTTGCATCTAGCTCTTTTGCGGCAGATACATTGGCTGACGCATTCAAAAACGGAAAAGTATCAGGTGAAATTAAAGCATGGTATTTTGACAAAACAGTTGAAAATACTGATGCTGCAAAAGATAAAGAGAATAATGCAAACATTGCAAACTTTGGTTTAACCCTAGGTTTTGTCACTGACAGCTTGTATGGTTTCTATGCAGGTGCAACATTCCAAGGAAGTGCTACACCATTTATCGACAACGATGCTGAAGGTAAAAATACAGCAAAAGATGGTAAAGCAGATACTGCAAACTTTGGAACAACCAATGCCGCATCAGGTGCAGTGCTTTCTGAAGCATACTTAGGATACAAATTGGGAAAAACCGATGTTAAAGTAGGTCGCCAATTTATCTCTACTCCATTGGTAAACGGTTCTGGTTCACGTTTCTTTAAAGAGTCATTTGAGGGTGCAGTCCTTGTGAACACAGACCTTCCTCAAACAACTGTATTTGCAGGTTATGCAGGTAAATTTCAAGGTAGAACAAGTGCCGTTTCTGGTGATGGCTTAGGTGATGCACCAAGCTTTCATAAAAAAGCAGTTTACGCAGGTTTAAAAAATGCCCTAACTGGCAAATCAGCTACTGATTATACATCACGTGATGGTGGTTATACTGCAGGTGCTATTAATAAATCTATTAGCAACCTAACATTAACAGGTCAATACCTATTTGTTGACAATGCACATGATACTGATGGTGTTGATGTCTATTACACAGAGGCAAACTATGTACTTCCTATGAGTGGCTTTAAATTAGGATTTGATGCAACCTTTAGAGGGTCTCACACACGTGATGATTTAGACGCCTTAAATGCAAGCGGTCATATGTTCTCAGGTCGTGTATCTCTTAGCGGTCTTGCAGGCTTTGGTGCATCATTTGCAGCAGCAACAACCAGCAGTGACCACGTTCTCTTAGGTGCAGGTAATGGTCCAACAACCTATACCGCAACTATGATTGCAGGTGCAGCAACTCCAACTGCAGCGGCAAATACAGATTCTTACCTTTTCCAAGTTACCTATGATTTCTCAAAAGTAGGTGTTGCAGGTCTTACCGCTGTTGCACAATACGGATGGACAGAACAAGGAACTCAACCTAAACTTGATCTTGAGACAGGTAATTCAAGTAAAGTTAAAGGTACAGACCGTACAACGTATGCAGCAGGTGTAACCTATGCTGTTCCTGCACTTAAAGGTTTAACAACTTCATTGCAATATGAAGTTCAAGAAGCTGATAGTAAAACAGCAGGTACAAAGACTGTTGATACTGACGAAATGTGGTTTAAAGCGTCTTACAAATTCTAATTTGTACGATTCTTAAATCTTAAGAGGGTGGCACTCGCCACTCTCTTTTTTCTTCCACCCAAAAAGGGGTCAGGGCTTGACTTTACACTTTTGGCTTTTTTATACTAAATTAAGTCTTTATTTAATACCATCATTATTAAGGTTAAAGGAGGAAATGATGCATTTAAGTCAAGATATTAAACCTATCAGCTATCTGAAATCAAATACAGCTCAAGTTGTCAGTAGTGCCACTGAGACACAAAGAGCTATTTATATTACACAAAATGGTGAAGCTAAAGTGGTTATTCAAGATATAAAATCATTTGAAAATACTCAAAATACACTCACGCTTCTTAAATTAATTGTTCAAAGTGAAAATGAGATAAATGAAAATAAAGTGATAGAACAAGAGAATATGTTTCAAAATCTTGAAGAAAAACTTTTTCATGAAAACCTATAATGTCTACTGGACACAGAGTTCACAAAGTGATTTGGAATATATCATTGAGTATCTAAAGCGTGATAGTGTATCGCTTGCGAAAAAGATGTTTTTAGAAATCAAAGAAGCTTGCGATGCGTTGTATGTTTTTCCAGAACGAAAAAGAGTTGTACCAGAGTTACATTCCATAGGTATCATCCATTATCGAGAAATTATTTATAAACGATGGCGCATTGTCTTTAAAATAGAACAAACTTCTGTTTATGTTGTACTGATAGCAGATAGTAGTAGAAATTTTGAAGATTTGCTTTTACAACGCCTTCTTAAATAGTTTTTAGAAAATTAAACAGGACTTTACTTTACGCTTTTTACAGATGTTAAAGTCAATACCCTAATAGAAGACTATTTTTTCACCATTACTTTATTTGACTTTAGTCAATTTTTTTGTATACTTCTCTTCGTAACCAAACGGTAACACACATTTTTAAGGAGAAAATATGAAATTAGCTAAACTTAGCTTGGCGGCTATGATGGTTGCTGGACTTGCATCCAGTTCTTTTGCGGCGGACACTTTGGCAGACGCATTTAAAAATGGTAAAGTAAAAGGCGAGATTAAAGCGTATTACTTTAGTGGTGATGATGGCGATAGCAGAGAAGACATGTTTACAACAGGTCTTATGTTAAATTATAAAACAGATACATTGTATGGTTTGGTGCAAACTTTACTTTCCAAGGTAGTTCGTCTCCATTTTCAGACAATGATGGTGAAGCAAGATACCAAGGTAGCATGTATGGACCAGGTGCAGTTCTCTCAGAAGCATACCTTTCATACACAATGGGTAAAACCACTGCAATGGCAGGTCGTATGTTCTTAAGCACTCCACTTGTAAGTGGTAGCGGTTCTCGTGTTGTTAAAGAAGCGTTTGAAGGTGTTGCAGTTATTAACACTGACCTTCCTGATACAACATTGATTGCTGGTTATGTTCAAAAGTTTCAAGCAAGAACGGCTGGTGCTGACCATGATGCTCCTAAATTTACACGTGCATTTAAAACAGGTTCAGATGTTGCAAGTGGTGTAGAAGTAGATGATGGTGCTTATACATTAGCGGTTATTAATAAATCAATTACTGGCTTAACTTTAACAGCAGCGTATGCTAATGTGGTCGATATTATTCAGGTTGCATATGCAGAGGCTGATTATGAGGGCAAAGCAGGAGCATTTACCTATGGTTTAGCAGCACAATACTACTACAACAATGTTGATAGTGATTTTACAACAGATGATAATAATAACTTGTGGGGTGTAAAAGCAAGTATTGGTTATGATGCATTTGGTGCATATGTAGCATACTCAAAAGTTAATGACAAAGACAATGGTCTTGGTGGTGTTGTTTCTGGTTTAGGAAATGGTGCTGACCTTGCTTATACTGCTTCACCAATTAATTCAAACAGCTATAATAATGATACTGAAGCGTATAAAATTGGCGCAACGTATGCAATTATGAAAAACGCAAATGTTGGCGTAAGCTACACAGTCAATGAGATTGACTCAGCTGCATCAAATGCAGACAAATTTGCATTTGCGGCTGTTGAAGCAGACTATGCATTTGAAGGTGCTCTTAAAGGCCTTAGCACAACTGTTATTTATGAAGATGGCAGTAAAGATGCAAGTGGTACAGATGAATTGTGGGTAAAACTTAACTACAAATTCTAATTCTCCCTTTCGTAACAACCTCGCCTTTGGGCGGGGTTTCTTTTTTACACGTTTTTCTCTTCCTGCTCATTTTTTATACATCTTCTCTTTCGTATGAGATTCGATCTTAAGTAACTTTTTAGTACCATATTCGCTATCTATCCTAAGGAGTTTACATGAAGAAATTGGCGTTACTTGCTACATCGGCTGCCGTTTTGGCGACGTTTTCTTATGCAAAAGAGATTAATGTGGGTGTTGTTATGGCAATGAGTGGACCACTGGCTGCTTATGGGCAAACCACCTATGAGGGCATTGAGTTTGCAAACTCACTTCAACCAAAGCTAAAAAATGGTGATACCGTTAAACTTATTTTAGTGGATAACAAAGGC harbors:
- a CDS encoding NfeD family protein, with product MIWYIWAILGVFAIVFEIASPTFFATFLGLGFFGSALLSYFIEDSLVLQIIVALLGMFVGAIVFKKRRIADVPSSKIGQSDEFIGVKGKVIETISPEKNGRVQLVVPVLGSSQWDAKTVTDVTLDIGTSIEIIAIHGHYLDIKPI
- a CDS encoding ATP-binding protein → MLINPNRPDLEGEYISDAYTDENGKAFRKIFLQDIHEKGSSFVEYLYKKPENGEIRPKISYFKLYKEWNLIIAAGAYADDIDAEIALAKADFKQKMNLEITSAIIIFLLFALVANTFALMLGKQIERFLNNYHTQVKQKKVELEALNRTLESRVREEIQKSREHEQLLIQKAKFIALGEMISNIAHQWRQPLSELSALLMTLKLKYAMHKLDQKGMETKCAEAENIVEYMSHTIDDFRNFFMPNKDPKLFSIKESVEEVLRIIGVSITNQSIKIDVDIQEDASILGYKNEYEQVILNLLSNAKDAIISSGTPDGKITIRLENKPMSILLIIQDNGGGITIEPIEKIFEPYISTKEQNEGTGIGLYMAKLIIEKSMKGKLEARNENGGAIFTVELERNSKEALGGSPL
- a CDS encoding response regulator transcription factor, which translates into the protein MDEKMLKKLAHYRVLYAEDEAGVRKNVYELLSLLFKEVYLAHDGEEAYALFEEHHPDLVITDIKMPHLSGIELAKKIRQNTAHAHIIMITAYTEVDFMLEAIELSLLRYIVKPITESKLFDALEKFLQASEKEHIKALAPEWHYDFLQKSVINGLDVYELTKKEAKLIELLLQKDSIISYAEIEEKLWEGEYMSLNALRLMIKNLRKKLPEGVLKNIQGIGYKL
- a CDS encoding TRAP transporter substrate-binding protein, which codes for MTKFLKVMAAATLLVSSAIAAEYTIKLTHVVSPNTPKGKGADFFAKRVGELTGGKVEVIVFPNSQLYGDGEEMKALKLGNAHIAMPSFSKFTSLVPEMQLFDLPFIFRDKDHLYKVLDGEVGQILKDKVTAKGFVALDYWDAGFKHLSSNKKAILLPEDAAGQKFRIMSSHVLEAQFKAVGGNPQVLPFSEVYSALQQGVVDGAENPLSNFYTKKFNEVQTDLTLSNHGYLGYLVIMSESFWKKFPNDLKPMVLQAMKEATVFEREEAARDDDDMLAKINEYAKASGNLKVHTLTPEQKAAWQKAMEAIYPQFYKVVGEDLIKKVQAVK
- a CDS encoding TRAP transporter small permease; translation: MRKYFTILDLGVMAINKNIAVFGIALGVILAFTNVVLRYFFEMSLTWAGELTNYLFMWSALFGAAYGFKKGVHISVTMLLEKLPPMMAKVILMGAHLFSCLYLGLMAYLGYELTLMMIDFGEMSIDLRIPMWIPHLVLPFAFIGASFRAGEKIFEVAEMNANNVVVNHELEAIKDSLEIRGVKDVNA
- a CDS encoding TRAP transporter large permease is translated as MLMLSLFGLLFLLMFLGVPVSVSLGSSTLITAYLFTDMDLMGITSHVFDGLNKYTLMAIPMFILAGSFLSKGGAAHRIIDFAKSIVGHLPGGLPISAIFASMIFAAVSGSSPATVAAIGSVMFSAIKEAGYPRGYAIGTIATSGSLGILIPPSIVFIVYGVTADLSIGKLFMAGVVPGLLLGFMLMALTYVGAVRLGFKREEPAPFKVRLKKFKDAFWALMLIVLVIGGIYGGLFTPTEAGAASAVYAFFVSVFVYKDLKLKDVYPIILESALTSAMIFFIIANAMIFAHFLTDETIPQQITKMIIDANVGPVMFLVIVNILLLLMGQFMEPSSVVMITVPLLLPLVIALGIDPIHFGVIMVVNMEIGMITPPVGLNLFVAAGMTGLSLKEVVVAALPWVAVLFVGLLLITYIPIISLWLPQLMFGV
- a CDS encoding nucleotidyltransferase family protein: MMTKTYILDFLASHKIELAQKYGVRKIGLFGSYARDEQREDSDIDIAVEIESNNKFRSFFSLKYFLEDAFRKKIDLGIESALKPMAKKYIDKEILYA
- a CDS encoding HepT-like ribonuclease domain-containing protein produces the protein MPKRDNELYLQDIIESANAIKLYTADIDFTLFCNDRKTYSATIKNISLLVKLLPNSLMY
- a CDS encoding HepT-like ribonuclease domain-containing protein — its product is MTQLLDVLEEEKPDYPWRMVKDFRNFIVHEYFGVDAKIVWDLTKLELDTLLQCIQTLKP
- a CDS encoding HepT-like ribonuclease domain-containing protein; translation: MSNTLLVLETLKQTANAAEKILYRFSKIPSLDYFLTSDEGLEKLDAFCMQLIAIGESLKHIDKLTHHSLLINYPEINWKAIKGMRDILTHHYFDLDAEAVYDVCQNDIIPLLEILNRIIADVTHEG
- a CDS encoding nucleotidyltransferase family protein, with product MRREDILSFLQTHKDEFYQKYSVTKIGLFGSYAKGTTTKESDIDVIVQLDKPNLLTLCAIRQELQETFKIPVDVIRLRDTMNPFLKEQITKEAIYV
- a CDS encoding OprD family outer membrane porin — its product is MLQSDLKEAFSLKIYCNLFFFVIDFVRFQKIQGDNMKLAKLSLAAMVVAGLASSSFAADTLADAFKNGKVSGEIKAWYFDKTVENTDAAKDKENNANIANFGLTLGFVTDSLYGFYAGATFQGSATPFIDNDAEGKNTAKDGKADTANFGTTNAASGAVLSEAYLGYKLGKTDVKVGRQFISTPLVNGSGSRFFKESFEGAVLVNTDLPQTTVFAGYAGKFQGRTSAVSGDGLGDAPSFHKKAVYAGLKNALTGKSATDYTSRDGGYTAGAINKSISNLTLTGQYLFVDNAHDTDGVDVYYTEANYVLPMSGFKLGFDATFRGSHTRDDLDALNASGHMFSGRVSLSGLAGFGASFAAATTSSDHVLLGAGNGPTTYTATMIAGAATPTAAANTDSYLFQVTYDFSKVGVAGLTAVAQYGWTEQGTQPKLDLETGNSSKVKGTDRTTYAAGVTYAVPALKGLTTSLQYEVQEADSKTAGTKTVDTDEMWFKASYKF